A portion of the Falco naumanni isolate bFalNau1 chromosome 9, bFalNau1.pat, whole genome shotgun sequence genome contains these proteins:
- the LOC121094280 gene encoding uncharacterized protein LOC121094280 isoform X1, producing MAAAGWLPGPPRNGRRGAGQRPRLPEGRAVVPAHAPAAGRLVGPARGCAGPGEGKPARGDRSEPRVCLVPAGSAAGSGPPCSGGRTELRVGGMCTIQLLPGTLPGLRAARKGLRLVGMDAAVCYRGAWPSGLQECLGRGSLSTRQNNSCFKNGPCVGYESADDKRIAETKASASSFPVNKQLASLRALPSESRSWTCSSPCSTETATERWRGKRVKEPSLSPYANMQEILGHERYVRSAVGRRDSCLFFVLPQSTIYLNIYTISC from the exons ATGGCTGCTGCGGGGTGGCTGCCCGGGCCTCCCCGTAACGGCAGGCGGGGCGCCGGGCAGCGGCCGCGCCTTCCCGAGGGGCGGGCGGTGGTCCCGGCACACGCTCCCGCTGCAGGGCGCCTTGTGGGGCCGGCCCGCGGCTGTGCGGGGCCTGGTGAGGGGAAACCCGCCAGGGGAGACCGGAGCGAGCCCCGCGTGTGTCTTGTGCCGGCCGGGAGCGCTGCCGGGAGCGGCCCCCCGTGCTCTGGAGGCAGAACGGAGCTGAGGGTGGGAGGCATGTGCACGATACAGCTGCTGCCGGGGACGCTGCCGGGCCTGCGGGCTGCCCGCAAGGGTTTGCGCCTGGTGGGGATGGATGCTGCAGTCTGTTACCGTGGCGCTTGGCCTTCTGGGCTACAGGAatgtttggggagggggagcctCAGCACCCGTCAGAACAACAGCTGTTTTAAGAACGGGCCCTGTGTAGGGTACGAGAGCGCTGATG ACAAGAGGATAGCAGAGACCAAGGCTTCAGCGAGCAGCTTCCCTGTGAACAAGCAGCTTGCAAGTCTCAGGGCCTTGCCATCTGAATCCCGCTCTTGGACCTGCAGTTCAccttgcagcacagaaacagccacCGAaagatggaggggaaaaagggTTAAAGAGCCTTCCCTTTCACCTTACGCAAATATGCAAGAAATACTTGGACATGAAAGGTATGTCAGGAGTGCTGTTGGGAGGAGGgacagctgtttgttttttgtccTCCCCCAAAGTACaatctatttaaatatttacacGATCTCTTGCTAA
- the LOC121094280 gene encoding uncharacterized protein LOC121094280 isoform X3, which yields MAAAGWLPGPPRNGRRGAGQRPRLPEGRAVVPAHAPAAGRLVGPARGCAGPGEGKPARGDRSEPRVCLVPAGSAAGSGPPCSGGRTELRVGGMCTIQLLPGTLPGLRAARKGLRLVGMDAAVCYRGAWPSGLQECLGRGSLSTRQNNSCFKNGPCVGYESADDKRIAETKASASSFPVNKQLASLRALPSESRSWTCSSPCSTETATERWRGKRVKEPSLSPYANMQEILGHERLSEHTVKPGHFRQYNLEEKVGC from the exons ATGGCTGCTGCGGGGTGGCTGCCCGGGCCTCCCCGTAACGGCAGGCGGGGCGCCGGGCAGCGGCCGCGCCTTCCCGAGGGGCGGGCGGTGGTCCCGGCACACGCTCCCGCTGCAGGGCGCCTTGTGGGGCCGGCCCGCGGCTGTGCGGGGCCTGGTGAGGGGAAACCCGCCAGGGGAGACCGGAGCGAGCCCCGCGTGTGTCTTGTGCCGGCCGGGAGCGCTGCCGGGAGCGGCCCCCCGTGCTCTGGAGGCAGAACGGAGCTGAGGGTGGGAGGCATGTGCACGATACAGCTGCTGCCGGGGACGCTGCCGGGCCTGCGGGCTGCCCGCAAGGGTTTGCGCCTGGTGGGGATGGATGCTGCAGTCTGTTACCGTGGCGCTTGGCCTTCTGGGCTACAGGAatgtttggggagggggagcctCAGCACCCGTCAGAACAACAGCTGTTTTAAGAACGGGCCCTGTGTAGGGTACGAGAGCGCTGATG ACAAGAGGATAGCAGAGACCAAGGCTTCAGCGAGCAGCTTCCCTGTGAACAAGCAGCTTGCAAGTCTCAGGGCCTTGCCATCTGAATCCCGCTCTTGGACCTGCAGTTCAccttgcagcacagaaacagccacCGAaagatggaggggaaaaagggTTAAAGAGCCTTCCCTTTCACCTTACGCAAATATGCAAGAAATACTTGGACATGAAAG GCTCTCTGAACATACAGTAAAACCAGGACATTTCAGACAATACAACCTTGAAGAGAAAGTGGGATGCTAA
- the LOC121094280 gene encoding uncharacterized protein LOC121094280 isoform X2, with protein sequence MAAAGWLPGPPRNGRRGAGQRPRLPEGRAVVPAHAPAAGRLVGPARGCAGPGEGKPARGDRSEPRVCLVPAGSAAGSGPPCSGGRTELRVGGMCTIQLLPGTLPGLRAARKGLRLVGMDAAVCYRGAWPSGLQECLGRGSLSTRQNNSCFKNGPCVGYESADDKRIAETKASASSFPVNKQLASLRALPSESRSWTCSSPCSTETATERWRGKRVKEPSLSPYANMQEILGHESHSFVRHATDVQELFVLKDSMRVP encoded by the exons ATGGCTGCTGCGGGGTGGCTGCCCGGGCCTCCCCGTAACGGCAGGCGGGGCGCCGGGCAGCGGCCGCGCCTTCCCGAGGGGCGGGCGGTGGTCCCGGCACACGCTCCCGCTGCAGGGCGCCTTGTGGGGCCGGCCCGCGGCTGTGCGGGGCCTGGTGAGGGGAAACCCGCCAGGGGAGACCGGAGCGAGCCCCGCGTGTGTCTTGTGCCGGCCGGGAGCGCTGCCGGGAGCGGCCCCCCGTGCTCTGGAGGCAGAACGGAGCTGAGGGTGGGAGGCATGTGCACGATACAGCTGCTGCCGGGGACGCTGCCGGGCCTGCGGGCTGCCCGCAAGGGTTTGCGCCTGGTGGGGATGGATGCTGCAGTCTGTTACCGTGGCGCTTGGCCTTCTGGGCTACAGGAatgtttggggagggggagcctCAGCACCCGTCAGAACAACAGCTGTTTTAAGAACGGGCCCTGTGTAGGGTACGAGAGCGCTGATG ACAAGAGGATAGCAGAGACCAAGGCTTCAGCGAGCAGCTTCCCTGTGAACAAGCAGCTTGCAAGTCTCAGGGCCTTGCCATCTGAATCCCGCTCTTGGACCTGCAGTTCAccttgcagcacagaaacagccacCGAaagatggaggggaaaaagggTTAAAGAGCCTTCCCTTTCACCTTACGCAAATATGCAAGAAATACTTGGACATGAAAG TCATAGTTTTGTCAGACACGCAACTGATGTACAAgagctgtttgttttgaaggaTAGCATGCGTGTACCCTAG